The following proteins come from a genomic window of Aspergillus luchuensis IFO 4308 DNA, chromosome 3, nearly complete sequence:
- the OST2 gene encoding putative oligosaccharyl transferase subunit Dad1 (BUSCO:EOG09265JA7;~COG:O;~EggNog:ENOG410PQXP;~InterPro:IPR003038;~PFAM:PF02109;~TransMembrane:3 (i75-99o105-123i171-189o);~go_component: GO:0008250 - oligosaccharyltransferase complex [Evidence IEA];~go_component: GO:0016021 - integral component of membrane [Evidence IEA]): MAPKRTAAPAATTGPVPAPSPPTMPSASSSSSAPAASSSSLLSSGPKTLTQNSSIYDIAHTVWQQYLATTPQRTMLLDAFMGFLVLVGGVQFVYCVVGGNYPFNAFLSGFCAAVGQFVLTASLRMQTSAATSSSSSTGGGGGGAKGKGGKKVVKGDAAEEGSGGVSAERAFADYVFGSLILHFFCINFIN; this comes from the exons ATGGCCCCAAAACGCACCGccgcaccagcagcaacaacaggcCCCGTCCCCGcgccctcaccacccaccatgccctccgcatcatcatcatcctccgcacccgcagcatcctcctcctctcttctttcctccggCCCCAAAACCCTCACCCAGAACTCCTCTATCTACGACATCGCTCACACGGTCTGGCAGCAGTATTTGGCTACTACGCCGCAGCGCACAATGCTGCTTGATGCGTTCATGGGATTCTTGGTGCTCGTTGGTGGTGTGCAGTTTGTTTATTGTGTTGTTGGGGGGAATTAT CCGTTCAATGCCTTCCTGAGTGGGTTTTGTGCCGCTGTAGGACAGTTTGTTCTTACGGCGAGTTTGAGGATGCAGACTAGTGCTGCtacttcgtcttcttcttcgactgggggtggtggtggtggtgcgaaagggaagggagggaagaaggttgtCAAGGGAGATGCTGCGGAGGAagggagtggtggtgtttcGGCTGAGAG GGCATTCGCGGACTATGTCTTTGGGAGTTTGATTCTGCATTTCTTTTGTATTAACTTTATTAACTAG
- the PRP16 gene encoding putative mRNA splicing factor RNA helicase (Prp16) (COG:A;~EggNog:ENOG410PHRD;~InterPro:IPR011709,IPR027417,IPR001650,IPR014001, IPR007502,IPR011545,IPR002464;~PFAM:PF04408,PF00270,PF07717,PF00271;~go_function: GO:0003676 - nucleic acid binding [Evidence IEA];~go_function: GO:0004386 - helicase activity [Evidence IEA];~go_function: GO:0005524 - ATP binding [Evidence IEA]), with protein sequence MASNDQPPAKRLKSSNLPPQLRDAKRKDIDNWETNRMLTSGVAQRRDFDGDFMPEDEEATRVHLLVHDLRPPFLDGRTIFTKQLEPISAVRDPQSDMAVFSRKGSKVVRERRQQRERQKQAQEATTMAGTALGNLMGVKEDEGDSAVAMPVEDAYKSGNKFAQHLKKDEGGQSSFSKSKTLREQREFLPAFAVREDLLRVIRDNQVVVVVGETGSGKTTQLTQFLHEDGYSKYGMIGCTQPRRVAAMSVAKRVSEEMEVDLGDEVGYAIRFEDCTGPKTVIKYMTDGVLLRESLVQQDLDKYSCIIMDEAHERALNTDVLMGLLKKVLARRRDLKLIVTSATMNAERFSRFYGGAPEFIIPGRTFPVDTHFSRTPCEDYVDSAVKQVLAIHVSQGPGDILVFMTGQEDIEATCELVDERLKLLNDPPKLSILPIYSQMPAEQQAKIFERAEPGVRKVIVATNIAETSLTVDGIMFVVDSGYSKLKVYNPKMGMDTLQITPISQANANQRSGRAGRTGPGKAYRLYTEVAYKNELYLQTIPEIQRTSLSNTVLLLKSLGVKDLLDFDFMDPPPQETITTSLFELWCLGALDNLGDLTPLGRQMTPFPMDPPLAKLIITAAETYGCSEEMLTIVSMLSVPSVFYRPKERQEESDAAREKFFVPESDHLTLLHVYTQWKANGYSDGWCTRHFLHAKALRRAREVRDQLHDIMTVQKMPLVSCGTDWDEIRKCICSGFYHQAARVKGIGEFLNLRTSVSMQLHPTSALYGLGYVPEYVVYHELILTSKEYMSTVTAVDPHWLAELGGVFYSVKEKGYSQRERRITEQEFNRRVEIETQMAADRERAAAEKQREAERNDPTRRRKEIEVGSVVRRPVATARRVGGVTASSSGGGARNGGSGGGSVVKKPQIKRKPGRAF encoded by the exons ATGGCCTCCAACGACCAGCCTCCAGCCAAAAGGCTGAAGAGCTCCAATCTCCCGCCACAGCTGCGCGACGCAAAGCGCAAGGACATCGACAACTGGGAAACGAACCGTATGCTCACATCTGGTGTCGCCCAGAGACGCGATTTCGATGGCGACTTCAtgcccgaagatgaagaagccaCCCGAGTTCATTTGCTAGTCCATGACCTCCGTCCACCCTTCCTCGATGGCCGCACGATCTTCACCAAACAGCTCGAGCCTATCTCAGCTGTCCGAGACCCGCAGAGTGACATGGCCGTGTTCAGTCGGAAAGGAAGCAAAGTGGTTCGCGAACGACGTCAGCAGCGAGAACGCCAGAAGCAAGCGCAGGAGGCGACAACGATGGCGGGAACGGCGCTGGGAAACCTCATGGGTGtaaaggaggatgagggtgacaGTGCGGTCGCTATGCCAGTGGAGGATGCCTACAAGAGCGGAAACAAGTTCGCCCAACATTTGAAAAAGGATGAAGGTGGGCAGAGTTCGTTCAGCAAGAGCAAGACGCTTCGGGAGCAGAGGGAATTCCTGCCGGCGTTCGCGGTCCGAGAGGATTTGTTGCGCGTCATTCGGGATAACCAGGTTGTGGTCGTGGTTGGTGAGACTGGCTCTGGAAAAACAACACAGCTGACGCAGTTCCTGCACGAGGACGGCTATTCGAAGTATGGCATGATCGGGTGTACGCAACCTCGTCGAGTGGCAGCTATGAGTGTTGCCAAGCGTGTCAGTGAGGAAATGGAGGTGGATCTTGGTGATGAAGTTGGTTATGCTATTCGTTTTGAAGATTGCACAGGCCCGAAGACGGTCATCAAGTATATGACCGATGGTGTTCTTCTACGAGAGTCACTTGTCCAGCAGGACCTCGACAAGTATTCTTGTATCATTATGGACGAAGCGCACGAGAGAGCATTGAACACAGATGTGCTCATGGGTCTTCTCAAGAAGGTCCTAGCTCGACGCAGGGACTTGAAGCTTATTGTCACATCGGCCACCATGAACGCAGAACGTTTCTCCAGATTCTACGGTGGCGCACCGGAGTTCATCATCCCCGGAAGAACATTCCCTGTCGATACCCATTTCTCACGCACACCCTGCGAGGACTATGTTGACAGCGCGGTCAAGCAGGTCTTGGCCATCCACGTGTCGCAAGGTCCTGGTGATATTCTTGTGTTCATGACAGGTCAGGAAGACATTGAAGCAACATGCGAGCTGGTCGATGAGCGGTTAAAGCTACTAAACGATCCGCCGAAGTTGAGCATTCTACCCATTTACAGTCAGATGCCTGCGGAGCAACAGGCCAAAATTTTCGAACGGGCTGAGCCTGGCGTGCGGAAAGTGATTGTTGCCACCAACATTGCGGAAACCAGTCTGACAGTTGACGGTATCATGTTCGTTGTGGATTCGGGCTACTCCAAGCTAAAGGTGTACAACCCCAAGATGGGCATGGACACTCTGCAGATCACGCCTATATCACAGGCCAATGCCAACCAGCGTTCTGGCCGAGCAGGACGTACGGGGCCGGGCAAGGCATATCGTCTGTATACCGAGGTGGCGTACAAGAACGAGCTATACCTGCAAACGATTCCGGAAATCCAGCGGACCAGTCTTTCCAACACCGTCCTTCTCCTTAAATCTCTTGGCGTCAAAGACCTTCTCGACTTCGACTTTATggacccccctccccaagaaACAATCACCACATCCCTCTTCGAACTCTGGTGTCTTGGAGCGCTCGACAACCTCGGTGATCTCACTCCACTAGGACGTCAGATGACACCATTCCCAATGGATCCCCCGCTCGCAaagctcatcatcaccgccgcAGAGACCTACGGCTGCAGCGAGGAGATGCTCACCATTGTATCCATGCTATCCGTCCCCAGCGTCTTCTACCGCCCCAAAGAGCGCCAAGAAGAATCCGACGCTGCGCGCGAGAAATTCTTCGTCCCGGAATCCGACCacctcactctcctccacgTCTACACGCAATGGAAAGCAAACGGCTACTCCGACGGCTGGTGCACACGCCACTTCCTCCACGCCAAGGCCCTGCGGCGGGCGCGCGAAGTGCGCGACCAACTGCACGACATCATGACGGTGCAGAAGATGCCCCTGGTCAGCTGCGGCACCGACTGGGACGAGATCCGCAAGTGCATCTGCTCGGGTTTCTACCACCAAGCCGCGCGCGTCAAGGGTATCGGCGAGTTCCTCAACCTCCGAACCAGCGTCAGCATGCAACTCCACCCAACCAGTGCCCTCTACGGTCTGGGATATGTCCCGGAGTACGTGGTCTACCATGAACTGATCCTCACAAGCAAGGAGTACATGTCCACCGTGACTGCTGTAGATCCACAC TGGCTCGCCGAACTCGGAGGCGTCTTCTACTCCGTCAAAGAAAAGGGCTATTCCCAGCGCGAGCGTCGTATCACGGAACAAGAGTTCAACCGGCGCGTGGAGATCGAGACCCAGATGGCGGCGGACCGCGAACGCGCCGCAGCGGAGAAGCAGCGCGAAGCGGAGAGGAACGATCCGACCAGACGCAGAAAGGAGATCGAAGTGGGATCTGTGGTACGGAGGCCTGTCGCGACGGCAAGGCGTGTAGGAGGTGTGACGGCCTcgagtagtggtggtggtgcgcgCAATGGCGGAAGTGGAGGCGGAAGCGTGGTGAAGAAGCCGCAGATCAAGCGCAAACCGGGACGGGCTTTTTGA
- a CDS encoding putative prefoldin subunit 2 (BUSCO:EOG09265BAK;~COG:O;~EggNog:ENOG410PPNG;~InterPro:IPR002777,IPR027235,IPR009053;~PFAM:PF01920;~go_component: GO:0016272 - prefoldin complex [Evidence IEA];~go_function: GO:0051082 - unfolded protein binding [Evidence IEA];~go_process: GO:0006457 - protein folding [Evidence IEA]) yields the protein MASQAQVNPKRQQELQLQYSNYKNTLQQLAQKIGDIEQEAEEHKLVIETLDPLPKDRKCFRMVNGVLVERTVEDVLPSLKTNSDGLKQVLEELLKQYKSKQADLDNWKKKNNIQVVQP from the exons ATGGCCAGCCAAGCACAAGTCAACCCCAAGAGGCAACAGG agctccagctccagtaCTCCAACTACAAAAACACGCTACAACAATTGGCGCAGAAGATCGGTGATATtgagcaagaagcagaagagcatAA GCTTGTTATCGAAACCCTCGACCCCCTCCCTAAGGACCGGAAATGCTTTCGGATGGTGAACGGTGTTCTGGTAGAGCGGACAGTTGAGGACGTTCTCCCGTCTCTCAAGACCAACTCGGATGGATTGAAGCAAGTCTTGGAGGAGCTACTTAAGCAGTACAAGTCGAAGCAGGCGGATCTGGATAACTGGAAG aagaagaacaacatccAGGTTGTACAGCCTTAG